GTTACAGGGCGTTTGGGCTGCGCCGATCAAGATCGCCAAAATGTTTTACAGCAAGAACGGCGTTCCCATTGATGAAGATAAAACACTCGATTTTACTAACTACATGCAAACCCGTGCTGCTGTAACATCCGAGCAGTTTTATATCGAACCAAACTTTGTAACAGCACGCCTGAACTATGATCGCGAACCACGCTTTTATGCCGATTTAGGGTTTGATGGTGGCCGCTGGTATATGAAGGACGGAACCACCACTGGTAGCGATGTTAACGGTATGTACGTACAGATGAAGAACGCGCAAACTGCCGGTTTCGGCCATTTTACCAACTGGAACGAAACTGGTTACTTCATCAAGAAATTGGTTCATTGGGAATCAACTACTAATAGTAACAATGCGCCTACCTGGAAAAGCTATCCATGGCCCGAGATCAGGCTGGCAGATTTGTACCTGATGTATGCCGAAGCACTTAACGAGGTTGAGCCGGCATCGCCGATGGCTATATCGTATGTTGACAAAATAAGAACCCGTGCTGGTTTAAACGGAGTGGTTGAATCATGGAGCAACTTTTCGCGCAATCCGGGTAAATATGGCAGCCAGGATGGTTTACGCTCTATAATCCATCGCGAACGTATGATTGAACTTGCTTTTGAAGGTCAGCGTTTTTGGGACCTACGCCGTTGGAAACAATCGGGCGAAGAGCTTAACAAGGACATTACCGGTTTCAGTATATTAGGTAAAACAACCGAGGCTTATAATATTGAGCGTACCATTTTCAACCAAACTTTCATCGCTCCGCGCGATTATTTTTGGCCGATAGGTAACTACGAAACCAGGCGCAATCCAAAGCTTGTTGAAAATCCGGGATGGTAATTATAAACTTTAAAACAGTTGTAATATGAAATTAATGAAATTGATCAGGTATATCCCCGTTATGGCGACGCTGTTATGGCTGTCATCATGTAAAGAGGATATGGACTATAAAACACCTGCCGGCGGCGACGGCTCGGTGCCGCAGGTAGTAAGCAATGTAACGGTAGAAAACCTCGCCGGCAAAGCCCGCATTACTTATAAATTGCCTAATGATAAAAATTTGTTATACGTAAAAGCGGTTTACAAAAACTCTGCCGGTGCAATGGCCGAGACCAAGTCATCATACTACAAGGACACACTTACTGTAGAGGGTTTTGCCGATACTTTGGAGCACGATATCAGCTTGTATTCGGTTAGCCGCAGCGAAGTACTTTCGCAGCCGGTGGTAGTAAAAGTAAGACCGCTTGAGGCACCGTTTAAAAAAGTGTTTAAAACCATTTCGGTAATCAACGCTTTCGGCGGCTATAACCTTACAGCTTCAAACCCTACGCGCGATAACGTGGCAATTATAGTAATGAAACGTAACGCCTTCAACCAGTTTGAGGTGGATAACTTCAAAAGTATCTATACCCGTACGGACGACATCGTCTCCAAGATACGCGGATTGGATACTACCACGCATGAATACGCAGTTTATGTGAAAGATAAATGGGGCAATAATTCAGACACGCTGATGGTAAACGTTAAACCCATTTATGAGGCTAAACTTGATCCCTCAAAATTCCGGGGTTTTGTATTGCCGGGCGATGCGCCACAGGTAACCAACGGCGCCCGGCTGGAGTACGCTTGGGATGGTAATTTAGGCTGGCCGTATACCAGTTTTACCGCGCAGGTAACCGGCGGTACAAACCCGCACATAATTACATTTGACACCGGTGTGGAAGCTAAAATAAGCCGCATCTGGATAAGGCCATTCCCTGAGGGTACCAGGTTCTATTACCTGTCAACCATGCGCCGGTTTGAAATTTATGGCTCAACCAATCCATCCCTGAATGGCGCGCTTGATGGCAGCTGGACGTTGATGGGCAGCTATGAGGTTAAAAAGCCGTCAGGCTTACCATATGGTACCGATAATGCCGAAGACCAGGCTACTGCGGCTGCCGGCTTTAGCTGGGAGGTTGACCTGAATGCGCCTAAAGTTCGCTACATACGCATCCGCTGCCTCGAAAACTGGGCCGGTGGTACCGCGCAAAGTATAAACGAGCTTGAGGTTTATGGTTCAACGCTTTAACTTTTAACGATCAATGTTTATGAAACATAAATTTCAAAATAAAATAAAAGCGTTATTGGCTGTTGCCGCGGTTGGTACGCTTACATTCTCGTGCTCAAAGTGGGATGAGTTTAAGAAATATAAAGAGGGTGGCGAAATCATTTACACCGGTAAGTTAGATTCGGTTAAGTTTCTGTCGGGCAACCAGCGCATCAGGCTTAAAGCCATGCTTAAGGCTGATCCAAAGCTGACTAAGGTGAAGATTTTGTGGAACGGCGGTAAGGACTCCGTTGTATATGATGTGGATATGCAAACCGAGCCACGCGAGTTCGTTCGTACTTTCCCGATGGAAGAGGGGATCAAAAACTTTGTTATCTACACGTATGACGCTGCCGGAAACCAGTCGGTAGCGGTTAACGCGGTAGGGCAGGTGTATGGCCCTCGTTATCAAAACGGTTTAAATAACCGTGTGGTGAGCGCTGCTGCCACTTTGGTTGATACCACTAAAATCGACTGGTTACCGATTGATCTCTCGGCCGGGCCAATTGCTACCGAGATTACA
This Mucilaginibacter defluvii DNA region includes the following protein-coding sequences:
- a CDS encoding DUF4959 domain-containing protein, which translates into the protein MKLMKLIRYIPVMATLLWLSSCKEDMDYKTPAGGDGSVPQVVSNVTVENLAGKARITYKLPNDKNLLYVKAVYKNSAGAMAETKSSYYKDTLTVEGFADTLEHDISLYSVSRSEVLSQPVVVKVRPLEAPFKKVFKTISVINAFGGYNLTASNPTRDNVAIIVMKRNAFNQFEVDNFKSIYTRTDDIVSKIRGLDTTTHEYAVYVKDKWGNNSDTLMVNVKPIYEAKLDPSKFRGFVLPGDAPQVTNGARLEYAWDGNLGWPYTSFTAQVTGGTNPHIITFDTGVEAKISRIWIRPFPEGTRFYYLSTMRRFEIYGSTNPSLNGALDGSWTLMGSYEVKKPSGLPYGTDNAEDQATAAAGFSWEVDLNAPKVRYIRIRCLENWAGGTAQSINELEVYGSTL